The Glycine soja cultivar W05 chromosome 8, ASM419377v2, whole genome shotgun sequence genome has a window encoding:
- the LOC114421961 gene encoding transcription factor bHLH121, with translation MDCSAARKTQKADREKLRRDRLNEQFVELGNILDPDRPKNDKATIIGDTIQLLKDLTSQVSKLKDEYATLNEESRELTQEKNDLREEKASLKSDIGNLNNQYQQQLRTMFPWTAMDHSVMMAPPSYPYPVPMAVPPGPIPMQPYPFFANQHPAVISNPCSTYVPYLAPNTIVEQQSTQYVSPPLHPCGRSNVSGKQESKSKSSRESKAEKNEDSNDVTTDLELKTPGSSADQDLSSRQRKSSKLSRRESSCTEGSSLGRCSSSRSVQDSSSSSVAASRKDNE, from the exons ATGGATTGTTCAGCTGcaagaaaaacacaaaaggcTGACCGTGAAAAGTTAAGGAGGGATCGACTCAATGAACAATTCGTAGAACTGGGTAACATTTTAG ACCCTGATAGGCCCAAAAATGACAAAGCAACCATTATAGGTGATACAATTCAATTGCTGAAGGACCTAACTTCTCAAGTTAGTAAACTCAAAGATGAATATGCTACGCTAAATGAAGAATCTCGTGAG ttgaCTCAGGAGAAAAATGATCTCAGGGAAGAGAAGGCATCTCTTAAATCTGATATTGGCAACTTGAATAATCAGTATCAGCAGCAGCTGAGGACCATGTTTCCATGGACTGCAATGGATCATTCAGTTATGATGGCTCCACCATCATATCCATATCCAGTGCCAATGGCAGTACCTCCTGGTCCAATTCCCATGCAGCCATACCCCTTCTTTGCTAATCAACATCCTGCAGTCATCTCCAACCCCTGTTCAACTTATGTTCCTTATTTAGCCCCCAATACGATTGTTGAACAACAATCCACCCAGTACGTATCCCCTCCACTACATCCTTGTGGTCGGTCCAATGTGTCAGGAAAACAAGAGTCCAAGAGCAAGTCATCCAGGGAGAGCAAGGCTGAAAAGAATGAGGATTCTAATGATGTCACTACAGACCTCGAGTTGAAGACTCCTGGGTCTTCTGCTGATCAG GATTTATCATCCAGACAAAGAAAATCCAGCAAGTTGTCAAGGAGGGAAAGCAGTTGCACAGAAGGAAGTTCATTAGGTAGGTGTTCTTCTTCTCGCAGTGTTCAGGACAGCTCATCGAGCAGTGTGGCGGCAAGCAGAAAGgataatgaatga